In the Silvanigrella aquatica genome, AATGGTATCAATTTTTGGCAAAGACCAATTAAAATCAGCCGCTAATTTTTCACGCAAATGCTTGGGAATATTCGAAAACATTTCAGGAGAAAATTGATGACGAATATATAGCCAATCCATAATTTGACGACCACGAAATGGTTTATCACCCTGTGAAACAAACCAATCAGACCAATCTTTTTCATTTAAATGTAAAGCATTTGCTTGCGACATAACGACCTTTTACTTTAAAAACTCACAAATATCGTTTGCAAATTTTTCCGGTTCTTCGATTAAAATAAGATGACCCACTTCGGGGTAAACAACAAGAGAAGAATGAGCAATATTGTTACTTAAATAATGCGCGTTTTCAAGAGGAATGATTTGATCTTCATCGCCCGAAACAATTAATGTTTTTGCCTTAATTTTTGCAATATTTTCAACACCATCAAAGGTAGATGAAGCTAAAAATTGAGTTTTTGCGGACTCATTCATTTCGCCTGTATTCGATTTTACAAGTGTTTTACACATCATATCAAACAATAATGTGGATGATTTTAAAAACCGTGCACCAAAGTAACGTTCCATGTGTTTCTTTGTGGAATCTAAATTTTCATAATGATTTTTATATTCTAAGGAAGAAGGATCCTTAACTGCAACAGGCCAAGTTCTGCCCAGTCCACCTGCCGTAGTACTGACTAAAAACAGATTTTCCACGTTTTCATTACCTGCTGCCAAGGTTTGGGCAATCATACCCCCCATACTGATACCAAGTAGTGAAAAATCTTTTAAATTCAATATTTTACAATAGAATGCAGCCAATGCTGAAACATCTCTTGCCATACGAATCACAGTTAAAGGATTGGAAGAGCTTACGGTCGTCTGTCCACAATAGCGATTATCTAAAGCGAGGGTTGCCGTTTGAGGCGAAAGTTTTTCTATCTTTTTACGAAAAGCACGAAAATCCATGCGATTTCTTTGATATCCGTTGACTAAAACAAGAAGTTTTTCGCAGGGAGCCTTGGCGGATTGAAAATCGAAGGCAATTTGTGCGCCTTCGAAATCAAGAAACTGTACCCCTTCCCCTTGGTGCAGGGGCTGCTCAAAAAGAGAGGAAGGGAATGAAGAAAATTGAAGATTTTCCACTGTTTTGAGTGCCTTATATAAATAAAGAGCTAATGGAATCCGAGTTGTGAATACGACGGATGGCTTTTCCAAGCAACTCAGAGACACTTAAGACTTCAATTTTAGAACATTTTGAGGCTTCTTCAGAAATAGGAATGGTGTCTGTGATAAATAATTTTTCAATACAACTGTCATTAATACGATCTATAGCAGGCCCTGAAAGCACGCCATGAGTTGCGGCGGCATAAACTTTTAAAGCTCCATTGTCGCGTAAAACGGCAGCGGCAGAAGTCAATGAGCCTGCGGTATCGCAAATGTCATCAAACAAAATAGCGGTTTTCCCTTTAACATCTCCAATTAAATTCATAACTTTGGAGTCTCCTGGACGATCGCGGCGTTTATCGACTATGGCTAAACCACAACCTAGAAACTTCGCAACGGCACGCGCTCTTTCAACGCCTCCGGCATCGGGTGAAACCATAATCGGATTTTCAAAGTTCATTTTCGCAAAATGTTCTACAAACACAGGTTTGCTATATAAATGATCGACAGGAAGGTTAAAAAAACCTTGAATTGCACCCGTGTGAAGCTCAATGGTTAAAATGCGATTGACGCCTGAACTGACAAGTAGATCGGCGATTAATTTTGCTGTAATAGGTGTCCGAGGTGTGCTTTTCCGCTCTTGGCGGCTGTATCCATAGTAAGGAATGACTGCTGTAATTCGTTGCGCACTGGCACGTCTTAAAGCATCAATCATAATAAGGAGTTCCATGACATTTTGATTAGCGGGGCTACAGGTCGGCTGGATGATGAACACATCTCGTCCCCTCACATTGCTCTCAATTTCAATACGGGTTTCCCCGTCTGAAAAACGACCAATGAGAGCTGTCCCCAGGGGAGTATCAAGGTATTGACAAATTTTATTTGCTAAATCACGATTGGCATTACCGGAAAATATGAGAAGTTCGCTTTCCATAAGTTTAACCCATTAAAAAGAGTAAAAGGCCACAAGACCCTTTTTGTCTATCGAGAAAAACCCACAAAAGCAACCAGAAAACAAAAAAGCGCCACACAGCCCCTTTGTAAATTGCAACCATCGGTTCCGTCCTTAGAACCTAAACCCATCCCTAGGCAAACAGCTGAATTTAAGCGCTGTAGTCCAAAATGAGGTTTCTTTTTTCCCCCATCCATGGGGGTCATTTACAAATTGGGCTGTGTAACGCTGAACATTGTTTCGTCGCGATTGCAAATTTATAAACAAAGAAATTATTTCCAGAACGTCAATTATTTGATGGGAAATTTTTTCCTTAAATAGTTCATATAGGGCTCAATGGTGAGATCTTTTTGGGTTGCCCTTTTCAAAACCTCTAACCCTTTGAATTTTTTTCCATATTTATGAAGATTTTGCTCTAACCAGTTCTTTAAGGGCGAGAAATGCCCTTCTTTAAATTGGCTTGATAAATTGGGGATAGCCTTTTCCGCAGCCTCATAAAACTGCGCACTCATGATGTTACCTAATGTATAACCCTGAAATTGCCCCCCAATGAGACTGCCGTACCAATGTGTATCTTGCAGACAGCCTAAAGAATCACTTGGTACTTTAAGTCCTAAATCTTTTAAGT is a window encoding:
- a CDS encoding alpha/beta fold hydrolase codes for the protein MENLQFSSFPSSLFEQPLHQGEGVQFLDFEGAQIAFDFQSAKAPCEKLLVLVNGYQRNRMDFRAFRKKIEKLSPQTATLALDNRYCGQTTVSSSNPLTVIRMARDVSALAAFYCKILNLKDFSLLGISMGGMIAQTLAAGNENVENLFLVSTTAGGLGRTWPVAVKDPSSLEYKNHYENLDSTKKHMERYFGARFLKSSTLLFDMMCKTLVKSNTGEMNESAKTQFLASSTFDGVENIAKIKAKTLIVSGDEDQIIPLENAHYLSNNIAHSSLVVYPEVGHLILIEEPEKFANDICEFLK
- a CDS encoding ribose-phosphate diphosphokinase, with the protein product MESELLIFSGNANRDLANKICQYLDTPLGTALIGRFSDGETRIEIESNVRGRDVFIIQPTCSPANQNVMELLIMIDALRRASAQRITAVIPYYGYSRQERKSTPRTPITAKLIADLLVSSGVNRILTIELHTGAIQGFFNLPVDHLYSKPVFVEHFAKMNFENPIMVSPDAGGVERARAVAKFLGCGLAIVDKRRDRPGDSKVMNLIGDVKGKTAILFDDICDTAGSLTSAAAVLRDNGALKVYAAATHGVLSGPAIDRINDSCIEKLFITDTIPISEEASKCSKIEVLSVSELLGKAIRRIHNSDSISSLFI